The genomic stretch GCTGGTGCTGCTGCTTTCATCTGCTCCCAATTCCAAATCGCGGCAAACAATTTCACCGCCACCCAATTTGCCGTGGACAACACATATCTCCTCTTCTCTGCCTACCTTGTGTTCTCCATGCAACTTGGCTTTGCCATGCTTTGTGCAGGCTCCGTACGTGCCAAAAACACCATGAACATCATGCTCACCAACGTTCTTGACGCTGCAGCCGGTGGCCTCTTTTATTACCTCTTTGGCTTTGCCTTTGCCTTCGGGACCCCCTCCAATGGCTTCATTGGTAAACACAACTTTGGTCTTAAGGCTTTCCCAACTTCTTTATTTGATTACAGTTACTTTCTTTACCAGTGGGCTTTTGCTATAGCGGCTGCTGGGATAACCAGTGGTTCAATAGCTGAAAGAACCCAGTTTGTTGCTTATTTGATTTACTCCTCTTTCTTGACTGGGTTCGTTTACCCTGTCGTGTCTCACTGGTTCTGGTCTGTTGATGGATGGGCTAGTGCAATAAGGAGAAATGGAGATTTGTTGCTTGGGAGTGGAGTTATTGATTTTGCAGGGTCTGGTGTGGTGCATATGGTGGGTGGGATTGCTGGTCTCTGGGGTGCTCTAATTGAAGGTCCGAGAATCGGGCGTTTTCACCACTCAGGCAGGTCTATTGCTTTACGTGGTCACAGTGCTTCCCTTGTGGTTCTTGGCACTTTCTTGCTTTGGTTTGGTTGGTACGGGTTCAATCCTGGGtcatttaataaaatcttgagTGCTTACCCTGATGGTTCTGTCTATTATGGTCAATGGAGTGCAATTGGGAGGACTGCCGTGACAACAACCCTGGCTGGTTGCACAGCTGctttgaccactcttttttgtAAGAGAATTCTGTCTGGTCATTGGAATGTTACTGATGTTTGTAATGGTTTGCTTGGAGGGTTTGCTGCTATCACTGCTGGGTGCTCTGTGGTTGAACCATGGGCTGCTATAGTATGCGGCTTTGTTGCTTCTTTGGTGTTGATTGGCTGCAACAAATTGGCTGAGATCTTCAAGTTTGATGATCCATTAGAGGCTGCGCAGTTGCACGGTGGATGTGGCACTTGGGGTGTCATTTTCACTGCCTTGTTTGCCACCGAGAAGTACGTGGGGGAGGTTTACCCGAATAAAACGGGTCGCCCATACGGGCTGTTCATGGGGGGTGGTGGGAAGCTCCTGGCTGCTCATTTGATACAAGTTTTGGTGATTATCGGATGGGTTAGTGCTACAATGGGTccattgttttttgttcttcataAGTTTAAGCTCTTGAGGATCTCAGCTGAAGATGAGATGGCGGGTATGGATCTGACCCGGCATGGTGGGTTTGCTTATATTTACCATGACGATGACGACGAGTCTCAGAGGCCCGGTACTATCCAGCTGGGTAGAATCGAGCCTACTTCTACAACCTCTAGTGGAAATGTGTAAGAGGgactattttgtatttttacaggGTTAATTGGGGCTTGAATATGCCTGTGAGAAGTTGTTTGTTTACATATGGAAGACAATCAATATTGTAGGGTTTGATGAGTGGTGCCTGTTGGGATAACGAAGACGTGGATGACAAGCTTTCTTGTTCAGTCATgtttataaaatttctttttaaataaaaaatgctctAGAAGTAAATATACTTGTGGTGTAGTAGAGAAAAATGGAACATTATCAGGAAGGAATGGTGTTCTTTTTTCTCGTGATTTGTTTATATCATAGTTTTTAGATCTAATTCGgtttaatatttgaattttaggtTTTGATTGGGTTACTAGGTCActtggatcaatttttttaaaaaattaaaacgatatcgttttaaaaaaaaaaacaaaaagctagTTAATGGATTGCAACCGGATTTTTGATCAAGTCTTTTCAGGTCAACCtgccatattgtttttttttcctatttttttcaactcgGTTTAGTTTCAACCCCAGATCGGCTGAGTTTTAGAACTATTGTTTAGATAATGTATACATGTGGTCATTGGTTTCCTGATGGAATGGGGattgtttggttttttcttcCAACAGCAAACagaaaacaatcaatcaaagtatttttgggatttttctttcttttgacaGCTGCATGCCCTGTGCCTGGGATTCGTTCATTCATTCATGAGTTTCTGGCTTCTTGTAAGCTATCCTCATCGTCCCCATTAATTATTCGAGAGCAAGCAGAATCTTCTGAGTTTATTTGTGATACGGTTTtcataactaaatataaaaaagtatttaaaggATGATTAGTGGCTTCGTattagttattaattatattttgatgtcatttaatctcattaattaaaacatgttgTTAGGAAcgtcaagaataaaaatttcttcCCTCTGTTTTCATCCCTGCAATGAAATTACAGCCACCCTTCTTCGagtgtgtttgacagtgtgatagcggttgcttttaaaatagcttttcgtgccgaaatacatgccaatgatgttttttcattttttaaaaattatttttgacatcagcacattaaaacaatctaaaaagtataaaccgcactcaattttagcaaaaaaaataataattaaaatttgatgaaacaccGTTTgaaacgcaatgccaaacggtgtCTTCTTCTCTCTCACGGCGCATC from Populus alba chromosome 8, ASM523922v2, whole genome shotgun sequence encodes the following:
- the LOC118057913 gene encoding ammonium transporter 1 member 1, with protein sequence MASMTCSAGELAQLLGPNVTNSAGAAAFICSQFQIAANNFTATQFAVDNTYLLFSAYLVFSMQLGFAMLCAGSVRAKNTMNIMLTNVLDAAAGGLFYYLFGFAFAFGTPSNGFIGKHNFGLKAFPTSLFDYSYFLYQWAFAIAAAGITSGSIAERTQFVAYLIYSSFLTGFVYPVVSHWFWSVDGWASAIRRNGDLLLGSGVIDFAGSGVVHMVGGIAGLWGALIEGPRIGRFHHSGRSIALRGHSASLVVLGTFLLWFGWYGFNPGSFNKILSAYPDGSVYYGQWSAIGRTAVTTTLAGCTAALTTLFCKRILSGHWNVTDVCNGLLGGFAAITAGCSVVEPWAAIVCGFVASLVLIGCNKLAEIFKFDDPLEAAQLHGGCGTWGVIFTALFATEKYVGEVYPNKTGRPYGLFMGGGGKLLAAHLIQVLVIIGWVSATMGPLFFVLHKFKLLRISAEDEMAGMDLTRHGGFAYIYHDDDDESQRPGTIQLGRIEPTSTTSSGNV